The following are from one region of the Haloactinomyces albus genome:
- a CDS encoding O-acetyl-ADP-ribose deacetylase — protein sequence MRITAVQGDITEQDLDAVVNAAKSTLLGGGGVDGAIHRRGGPEILDACKQLRAGDYPDGLPTGQAVATTAGKLPARWVIHTVGPTYTASEDRSELLASCFSESLKVAGTLGARTIAFPAISTGSYCYPVEEAARIAVRAVHDTPTEVDVVRFVLFDGHSRDAFADAVRHYG from the coding sequence ATGCGGATCACAGCAGTACAGGGCGACATCACCGAGCAGGACCTCGATGCCGTGGTCAACGCCGCGAAATCCACACTCCTGGGTGGTGGTGGCGTGGACGGGGCGATCCATCGACGCGGCGGTCCGGAGATCCTCGATGCCTGCAAGCAGCTACGGGCAGGTGACTATCCGGATGGGCTCCCGACCGGGCAGGCGGTGGCCACCACCGCGGGCAAACTGCCGGCCCGGTGGGTCATCCACACCGTCGGACCGACCTATACCGCCTCCGAGGACCGCTCCGAACTGCTCGCCTCCTGCTTCAGCGAATCGCTGAAGGTCGCAGGCACTCTCGGCGCGAGAACCATCGCCTTCCCCGCCATCTCCACCGGTTCCTACTGCTATCCGGTCGAGGAGGCCGCGCGGATCGCCGTCCGGGCCGTCCACGACACACCCACCGAGGTCGATGTCGTGCGGTTCGTCCTCTTCGACGGTCACTCCCGTGATGCCTTCGCCGACGCTGTCCGGCATTACGGATGA
- a CDS encoding CapA family protein has protein sequence MSGRVAIGGGGVKVASALVAALLILAGCSPPPEETMAGAGGPQAAPAPAAETGERERAESVRVIFTGDMLPNDELLARAKRYADGRGYDFLPMLGGMKSIISAADWAVCHQETPISADNSTISSYPQFSAPAQLAEAESAVGYDACSTASNHSVDYGATGVRSTLTALDRYGIRHTGTARSRTEARQPTIYNVQGLRLGHLSYTYGLNGLSKPEPWSVDLIDPERIRADARRADRAGADIVAVSMHWGTQMNKQPSAYQQRVADAVLRSPYIDLIVGHHAHVVQPIEQRADGQWVLYGLGNFLSQQDVSASDPNPPHRDGVIAEVTFTPATDDDWRISRVGYIPTFVDAPSDRVVSAPPFSRERTTKTLTSMGADLVDLTSEE, from the coding sequence ATGTCGGGTCGGGTGGCCATCGGCGGGGGCGGGGTGAAGGTGGCGTCTGCCCTGGTGGCTGCCCTGTTGATCCTGGCAGGATGCTCGCCACCTCCGGAGGAGACCATGGCCGGTGCCGGTGGTCCCCAGGCCGCGCCCGCACCGGCCGCGGAGACCGGTGAGCGGGAGCGGGCGGAATCCGTCCGGGTGATATTCACCGGCGACATGCTGCCCAACGACGAGCTGCTGGCCCGGGCGAAGCGCTACGCCGACGGTCGAGGATACGACTTCCTGCCGATGCTCGGCGGCATGAAATCGATCATTTCCGCTGCCGACTGGGCCGTGTGCCACCAGGAGACCCCGATCTCGGCGGACAACTCCACGATCTCCTCCTACCCACAGTTCTCCGCACCTGCCCAGTTGGCCGAAGCCGAAAGTGCGGTCGGCTACGATGCCTGCAGCACGGCCTCCAACCACAGCGTGGACTACGGCGCCACCGGTGTGCGGTCCACACTCACCGCATTGGACCGCTACGGAATCCGGCACACCGGTACCGCTCGCAGTCGCACCGAGGCACGCCAACCGACGATCTACAACGTCCAGGGACTCCGGCTCGGTCACCTGTCCTACACCTACGGGCTCAACGGACTGTCCAAGCCCGAACCGTGGTCGGTCGACCTCATCGATCCGGAGCGGATCCGAGCCGACGCGCGCCGCGCCGACCGGGCAGGCGCCGATATCGTCGCCGTGAGCATGCACTGGGGCACACAGATGAACAAGCAGCCCTCGGCCTACCAGCAGCGGGTGGCCGACGCGGTGCTGCGCTCGCCGTACATCGATCTCATCGTCGGCCACCATGCCCACGTCGTGCAGCCGATCGAGCAGCGCGCGGACGGGCAGTGGGTGCTCTACGGGCTGGGCAACTTCCTGTCCCAGCAGGACGTCTCCGCATCCGACCCGAACCCACCGCATCGCGACGGGGTGATCGCCGAAGTGACGTTCACGCCGGCGACCGACGATGATTGGAGGATCAGCCGGGTCGGCTACATCCCCACTTTCGTCGACGCGCCCAGCGATCGGGTCGTTTCCGCCCCGCCGTTTTCCCGCGAGCGCACCACGAAGACGTTGACCTCGATGGGCGCCGACCTGGTCGACCTCACCTCCGAAGAATAG
- a CDS encoding NUDIX hydrolase: protein MGLPEITDLLRLDAEDGIEQQAVGAVVDDAGAVLLLRRPAEDSRGGAWELPSGTVESGEDLMTALRREVTEETGLVVSGVLGYLGAFDYTSDSGKHTRRHTWSVTVTGTDEVDLAEHEAHMWIGAQDDPPVGPEIAVLLHQHFHPAAT, encoded by the coding sequence ATGGGTTTGCCCGAGATCACCGACCTGCTCCGGCTGGACGCGGAAGACGGTATCGAGCAACAGGCGGTCGGTGCGGTCGTCGACGACGCGGGTGCCGTCCTGCTGTTGCGGCGGCCCGCGGAGGACTCCCGGGGCGGCGCGTGGGAACTGCCCTCGGGGACGGTCGAGTCCGGTGAGGACCTCATGACCGCCCTGCGCCGCGAGGTCACCGAGGAAACCGGCCTGGTGGTTTCCGGAGTCCTCGGCTACCTCGGTGCGTTCGACTACACCTCCGACAGCGGCAAGCACACCCGCCGGCACACCTGGTCGGTCACCGTGACCGGCACCGACGAGGTGGACCTGGCCGAGCACGAGGCTCACATGTGGATCGGTGCCCAGGACGATCCCCCGGTCGGCCCGGAAATCGCCGTGCTGCTGCACCAACACTTCCATCCCGCCGCTACCTAG
- a CDS encoding LysR family transcriptional regulator: MTAPDSESLRLLVLISNLGSIGAAAAELHVSQPSASKRLTSLERRLGLKLVTRTRQGCTLTPAGEMVADWAQQVLAHIDGLMNGVRALRAQHESRLRVAASMTIAEYLAPGWISALRGAVADIHFELDVANSVAVADSVRHGHTDLGFVETPVAPEGVSVRYVLGDRMVVVAPPDHPWARRRKPLTPTELAATPLIVRERGSGTRETLYRALATVGADQVAPLLELHSTTAVRNSVVAGAGPSVLSTLAVATDLAEERVVEVPVVDLDLHRPLHAVWRAGHQLTGPAAALLAIAMRTPR, from the coding sequence ATGACCGCGCCCGACTCCGAATCCCTTCGCCTGCTGGTCCTGATCAGCAACCTCGGCAGTATCGGAGCCGCCGCGGCCGAACTGCACGTCAGCCAACCTTCGGCGAGCAAGCGCTTGACCAGTCTCGAACGCAGGCTCGGTCTGAAACTCGTCACCCGCACCCGCCAGGGCTGCACGCTCACTCCGGCCGGTGAGATGGTCGCGGACTGGGCACAACAGGTCCTCGCCCACATCGACGGACTGATGAACGGTGTCCGCGCGCTCCGTGCCCAGCACGAATCCCGCCTGCGTGTCGCCGCGAGCATGACCATCGCCGAATACCTCGCTCCCGGCTGGATCAGCGCACTGCGCGGTGCCGTCGCCGATATCCACTTCGAACTCGACGTGGCCAATTCCGTCGCCGTCGCCGACTCCGTCCGGCACGGACACACCGACCTCGGCTTCGTCGAAACCCCGGTAGCTCCCGAAGGGGTTTCCGTGCGCTACGTGCTCGGCGACCGCATGGTCGTCGTCGCCCCGCCCGACCACCCCTGGGCACGACGCAGAAAACCACTGACACCGACCGAACTCGCCGCCACCCCGCTGATCGTGCGCGAACGCGGTTCGGGAACCAGGGAGACCCTCTACCGAGCTCTTGCCACCGTCGGCGCCGACCAGGTCGCACCGCTGCTGGAACTGCACTCCACGACAGCCGTCCGCAACTCCGTGGTCGCAGGCGCAGGCCCCTCCGTACTGAGCACGCTTGCCGTGGCCACCGACCTCGCGGAAGAGCGCGTCGTCGAAGTCCCGGTCGTCGACCTCGACCTGCACCGCCCCCTGCACGCCGTGTGGCGCGCGGGTCACCAGCTCACCGGGCCCGCAGCCGCACTCCTGGCCATCGCCATGCGCACACCCCGGTGA
- a CDS encoding YeiH family protein, with the protein MTAPGESGGFLPFRKPESGVRASLGMHVGYDVLRGSWLRSRLLGDEACRVSELLSAVRRNAVATSLWPGLVVTGVAVVASLTVAGLVPAMSSLTVAVALGILAGNLPGFPRSARPGLAWAMRRFLRVGVVLLGLQLAVSQVFGLGAGTLVAVVILVATSFLGTLVLGRVLGISQGLSMLVGTGFSICGASAIAAMESIIDRDDEDVATAVAMVTIFGTLAMLVLPVVGSGLGLSDTELGRIAGGSVHEVAQVVAAASPAGAAAVAVAVVVKLSRVVLLAPLVTAVSLMQRRTSAAIGGRRPPVMPLFVAGFLAAVLLRSSGILPETVLAVAEQVTTVLLTGALFGLGSSVRIRALIRTGPRAFLLGLGSTLLVTTATFATMLTLT; encoded by the coding sequence GTGACCGCACCGGGTGAGTCCGGTGGTTTTCTTCCGTTCCGGAAGCCCGAATCCGGTGTCCGGGCGTCCTTGGGCATGCACGTGGGCTATGACGTCCTGCGTGGTTCGTGGCTACGCAGCAGGCTGCTCGGCGATGAGGCTTGCCGTGTGAGCGAACTGTTGAGTGCTGTGCGGCGGAACGCAGTCGCGACCTCGTTGTGGCCGGGCCTGGTGGTGACCGGAGTTGCGGTCGTGGCTTCCCTGACTGTTGCCGGTCTGGTACCGGCCATGAGTTCCTTGACCGTGGCGGTTGCGCTGGGAATCCTCGCAGGAAACCTGCCGGGGTTCCCGAGATCCGCACGTCCCGGCCTGGCGTGGGCGATGCGCCGATTTCTGCGAGTGGGCGTGGTGCTTCTCGGGCTGCAGCTCGCCGTGAGCCAGGTTTTCGGGCTCGGTGCGGGCACGCTGGTCGCGGTGGTGATCCTGGTCGCCACGAGCTTTCTGGGCACCCTGGTGCTCGGGCGGGTGCTCGGGATCTCGCAGGGCCTGTCGATGCTGGTGGGCACCGGTTTCTCGATCTGCGGTGCATCGGCGATCGCGGCGATGGAAAGCATCATCGACCGCGACGACGAGGACGTGGCCACTGCGGTGGCCATGGTGACGATCTTCGGCACTCTCGCGATGCTCGTGTTGCCGGTCGTCGGCAGCGGCCTGGGGTTGTCCGACACCGAACTGGGCCGTATCGCAGGCGGCAGCGTCCACGAAGTCGCCCAAGTCGTCGCGGCTGCCTCCCCGGCCGGTGCCGCTGCGGTGGCCGTCGCGGTCGTGGTCAAGCTCAGCCGAGTCGTGCTGCTCGCGCCGCTGGTCACCGCCGTCAGCCTGATGCAGCGGCGCACGTCCGCGGCAATCGGGGGTCGCCGGCCGCCGGTCATGCCGCTGTTCGTCGCCGGTTTCCTCGCCGCCGTCCTGCTGCGCAGCAGCGGCATCCTGCCCGAGACGGTGCTCGCCGTCGCCGAGCAGGTGACCACCGTGCTGCTCACCGGGGCGCTGTTCGGGCTCGGCAGCTCGGTACGCATCCGCGCGCTGATCCGCACCGGTCCCCGGGCCTTCCTTCTCGGCCTGGGCTCGACCCTTCTCGTCACCACAGCGACCTTCGCCACCATGCTCACCCTCACCTGA
- a CDS encoding class I SAM-dependent methyltransferase, protein MSQTRDRTQQTRREQPAHEYRPSTDPRYDVVTGEIALQGRTVRFTHPRQGTDLLYEDDIGDEQFPPYWAELWPSGIELAYAVSARTLDGQSVLELGCGLGLPSIAAALAGGHVLATDRSEDALAFTTANAHRNGAAVETAEGSWAHPEALIARGPWQLVLAADVLYEQRNIAWLRTLLPELVDASGEVWLADPQRPHADTFLAEAATDWHISTSTTRIPTVNIHHLQRRSGLKF, encoded by the coding sequence GTGAGTCAGACACGCGACAGGACCCAGCAGACCCGGCGGGAACAGCCCGCCCACGAGTATCGACCGAGCACGGACCCGCGGTACGACGTCGTCACGGGCGAGATCGCCCTGCAGGGCAGGACGGTGCGGTTCACCCACCCTCGCCAGGGCACGGACCTGCTCTACGAGGACGACATCGGCGACGAGCAGTTCCCGCCGTACTGGGCCGAACTGTGGCCCAGCGGCATCGAACTGGCATACGCGGTATCGGCTCGTACGCTCGATGGACAGTCGGTGCTCGAGCTCGGCTGCGGCCTCGGCTTGCCCAGCATCGCCGCGGCACTGGCCGGTGGGCACGTCCTGGCCACCGACCGGTCGGAGGACGCACTCGCATTCACCACCGCCAACGCGCACCGCAACGGCGCGGCCGTGGAAACCGCGGAAGGTTCCTGGGCACACCCGGAAGCACTGATCGCGCGGGGGCCGTGGCAGCTCGTCCTCGCCGCCGACGTGCTCTACGAGCAGCGCAACATCGCTTGGCTGCGCACGCTGCTGCCGGAGCTGGTCGACGCCTCCGGGGAGGTCTGGCTCGCCGACCCGCAGCGCCCGCACGCCGACACGTTCCTCGCCGAGGCCGCCACCGACTGGCACATCTCGACTTCCACCACACGGATCCCCACCGTGAACATCCACCACCTACAGCGCCGTTCGGGGTTGAAGTTCTAG
- a CDS encoding aldo/keto reductase, translating to MNTAAAPTVDLINGTRMPRFGLGTWPLDDAGAETAVRRALDSGYRLLDTAENYGNEVGVGRGIAASAVAREDVFVTTKFNRAWHSIEGARSAFEASAERLGVDYIDLLLIHWPNPEQDRYVDAFQGLVELLREGRVRAIGTSNFKPAHLKRVLAETGVVPDVNQIQLHPQAIRTDLRSYHAEHGIVTESWSPIGRGGDLLEEPVITELAQRYGKTPAQIVLRWHIELGLVAVPKSADEQRIRQNIDVFDFALDSDELARICALDRGEEPEPDSEVFGH from the coding sequence ATGAACACTGCCGCCGCACCGACTGTGGACTTGATCAACGGGACGCGGATGCCGCGTTTCGGGCTGGGCACCTGGCCGTTGGACGACGCGGGTGCCGAAACCGCCGTCCGGCGTGCTCTGGACTCGGGTTATCGGTTGCTCGACACCGCCGAGAACTATGGCAACGAGGTCGGGGTCGGCCGGGGAATCGCGGCCAGTGCCGTTGCGCGCGAGGACGTCTTCGTCACCACCAAGTTCAACCGCGCGTGGCACAGCATCGAGGGTGCGCGTAGCGCTTTCGAGGCCAGTGCCGAGCGCCTGGGTGTGGACTACATCGATCTGCTGCTGATTCACTGGCCGAACCCGGAGCAGGATCGCTATGTCGATGCTTTCCAAGGGCTCGTGGAGCTGCTCCGAGAAGGCCGGGTCCGTGCGATCGGCACCTCGAACTTCAAGCCTGCTCACCTGAAGCGGGTCCTCGCCGAGACCGGAGTCGTCCCCGACGTCAACCAGATCCAGCTACATCCCCAGGCCATTCGTACCGACCTGCGTTCCTACCACGCCGAACACGGCATCGTCACCGAATCCTGGAGCCCCATCGGGCGGGGCGGCGACCTGCTGGAAGAGCCCGTCATCACCGAACTGGCTCAGCGATACGGCAAGACTCCGGCGCAGATCGTGCTGCGCTGGCACATCGAGCTGGGTCTGGTCGCCGTTCCCAAATCGGCCGATGAGCAGCGCATCCGGCAGAACATCGACGTGTTCGACTTCGCTCTCGACTCCGACGAGCTCGCACGGATCTGCGCACTGGACCGCGGTGAGGAGCCGGAACCCGACTCCGAGGTCTTCGGTCACTGA
- a CDS encoding CapA family protein — protein sequence MSVSEALVTVLLCGDVMPGRGVDQILPRPGDPQLREPHISDARYYVRAAEEVSAPIARPVDFSWPWGDALGIIDGFAPAARVLNLESSVTRCDDFAPNKAVHYRVSPANLACVAAGRPDLCVLANNHVLDFGIRGLADTLDALSDAGLRYAGAGRDTAQASQPAVIPIGGGRLVVLACGATSSGIPPDWAATGHRAGVNVLPDLSEATAEGIIDRLRDVRRPGDIVIVSVHWGSNWGYHVPQDQVRFARRLIDGGVSVVHGHSSHHPRPIEVYRDRLILYGCGDLIDDYEGIAGEERYRDDLRLLYFPEVEPDSGRLVRLRSAVTQARRMRLHPASTADIRWMCSVLCRRGHSPGARVELDRDGTLLVEPEGPG from the coding sequence ATGTCCGTATCCGAGGCTCTGGTGACGGTGCTTCTGTGCGGCGACGTGATGCCCGGGCGCGGCGTCGACCAGATCCTGCCCCGGCCCGGTGATCCGCAACTGCGGGAACCGCATATCAGTGATGCGCGCTATTACGTCCGAGCCGCGGAAGAGGTCAGCGCCCCCATCGCCCGCCCGGTCGATTTCTCCTGGCCGTGGGGAGACGCGCTGGGAATCATCGACGGTTTCGCCCCCGCGGCTCGCGTGCTCAACCTGGAATCGAGCGTCACCCGATGTGACGACTTCGCTCCCAACAAGGCTGTGCACTACCGGGTGAGTCCGGCCAACCTGGCCTGTGTCGCGGCGGGTAGGCCCGACCTGTGCGTGCTCGCCAACAACCACGTCCTCGACTTCGGCATCCGGGGATTGGCGGACACGCTCGACGCTCTGTCCGATGCCGGGCTGCGGTACGCCGGAGCAGGGCGTGATACCGCGCAAGCCTCGCAGCCCGCGGTTATCCCCATCGGCGGCGGCAGGCTCGTGGTGCTTGCGTGCGGAGCGACATCCAGCGGCATTCCCCCGGACTGGGCGGCGACCGGGCATCGTGCGGGAGTGAATGTGCTGCCCGATCTCTCCGAAGCCACCGCCGAGGGGATCATCGACCGGCTGCGGGATGTGCGGCGACCCGGCGATATCGTGATCGTCTCGGTCCATTGGGGATCCAACTGGGGCTACCATGTGCCGCAGGACCAGGTCCGCTTCGCGCGTCGGCTGATCGACGGCGGCGTGTCCGTTGTGCACGGGCATTCCTCGCACCATCCCCGGCCGATCGAGGTGTACCGCGACCGGCTCATTCTCTACGGGTGCGGTGACCTCATCGACGACTACGAGGGCATCGCCGGGGAAGAGCGGTACCGGGACGACTTGCGCCTGCTGTACTTCCCCGAGGTGGAACCGGACAGCGGCAGACTGGTTCGACTGCGGAGCGCGGTGACCCAGGCTCGCCGGATGCGCCTGCACCCCGCGTCCACTGCGGACATCCGATGGATGTGTTCGGTCCTGTGCCGGCGGGGTCACAGTCCGGGTGCCCGAGTCGAACTCGATCGGGACGGCACGCTCCTCGTCGAACCGGAAGGGCCGGGTTAA
- a CDS encoding mycothiol transferase, translating into MISAEVLVDAFDRIRAAVHEAVEDLTPDQLAFRVDSRANSIGWLIWHLTRIQDDHIADVAHTDQVWTAQSWVDRFELPFDRLDTGFGHTPEEVAAVRVSSGELLTGYHDAVHEQTKQHVQRLTDDDLERIVDSSWDPPVSLGVRLVSVTADDLQHAGQAAFIRGIAQRTHAG; encoded by the coding sequence ATGATCAGCGCCGAGGTACTCGTCGATGCGTTCGACCGGATCCGCGCGGCCGTCCACGAGGCGGTCGAGGATCTCACCCCGGACCAACTGGCGTTTCGGGTGGATTCCCGGGCGAACTCCATCGGCTGGCTGATCTGGCACCTGACCCGCATCCAGGACGACCACATCGCCGATGTCGCGCACACCGATCAGGTCTGGACCGCACAGAGCTGGGTGGATCGGTTCGAGTTGCCGTTCGATCGGCTGGACACGGGGTTCGGGCACACCCCCGAGGAGGTCGCTGCCGTGCGGGTCTCTTCCGGGGAACTCCTGACCGGCTACCACGATGCCGTCCACGAGCAGACGAAGCAGCACGTGCAACGCCTGACCGATGACGATCTCGAGCGGATCGTGGACTCCTCCTGGGATCCACCGGTCTCGCTCGGCGTGCGACTGGTGAGTGTGACCGCCGACGATCTGCAACATGCGGGACAGGCGGCCTTCATTCGTGGTATTGCCCAGCGCACCCACGCAGGATGA
- a CDS encoding erythromycin esterase family protein, translated as MASTETGGQARREARPLRDADDLDPLLEQVGSSRVVLIGEATHGTSEFYRWRAELTRRLIAEKGFSFVAVEGDWPDCHTVHCSVVGATGAPEDPREALDAFSRWPTWMWANEEVVAFTRWLRAHNRGLPPQHRVGFHGLDVYSLWDSLRAVLDYLAEHEPEHLSTAREALRCFEPYGESPQSYALASRVVPESCESEVVALLRDMRAADTGPQSGAGALDERFIAAQNAEVVAGAERYYRAMVRGGAESWNVRDSHMVDTLDRLLDQYGARSKAVVWEHNTHVGDARATDMAAAGMVNTGQLARERHADDGVLLVGFATHRGSVIASDNWDGPVRRMPVPQARTGSLEALLHEAGGGEDALFVFPPGQESRNGWSQEVLDHRAIGVIFQLDVERRGNYVPTVPGRRYDALLYCDHTTALHPLHPVEQADTEPEAFPSGD; from the coding sequence ATGGCCAGTACGGAAACGGGCGGGCAGGCCCGCCGAGAAGCGCGGCCATTGCGGGACGCCGATGATCTGGACCCGCTGCTGGAGCAGGTGGGGTCGTCCCGAGTGGTCCTGATCGGGGAGGCCACGCACGGAACCTCGGAGTTCTACCGCTGGCGTGCGGAACTCACCCGGCGCTTGATCGCCGAGAAGGGTTTCTCGTTCGTCGCGGTCGAAGGGGACTGGCCGGACTGCCATACCGTGCACTGCAGCGTGGTCGGCGCGACCGGTGCACCGGAGGATCCACGCGAGGCGCTGGATGCCTTCTCCCGCTGGCCGACGTGGATGTGGGCCAACGAGGAGGTCGTGGCATTCACGCGTTGGCTGCGTGCTCACAATCGGGGATTACCGCCGCAGCACCGGGTCGGCTTCCACGGCTTGGATGTTTACAGCCTGTGGGATTCGCTGCGTGCGGTGCTGGATTACTTGGCCGAGCACGAGCCGGAGCACCTGTCGACCGCTCGCGAAGCGCTGCGCTGTTTCGAGCCCTACGGGGAGAGCCCGCAGTCCTACGCGCTGGCGAGCCGGGTGGTGCCGGAGAGCTGCGAGTCGGAGGTCGTGGCGCTGCTGCGGGACATGCGGGCAGCCGATACCGGCCCGCAGTCCGGTGCCGGTGCCCTGGACGAGCGGTTCATCGCCGCGCAGAACGCGGAGGTCGTCGCAGGCGCGGAGCGCTACTACCGGGCGATGGTTCGTGGTGGGGCCGAGTCGTGGAATGTCCGGGACAGCCACATGGTCGACACGCTGGACCGGCTGCTCGACCAGTACGGTGCGCGGTCCAAGGCCGTGGTGTGGGAGCACAACACCCACGTCGGTGATGCCAGGGCCACCGACATGGCCGCGGCCGGGATGGTCAATACCGGGCAGTTGGCGCGGGAACGCCATGCCGATGACGGGGTGCTGCTGGTCGGTTTCGCCACTCACCGGGGAAGCGTCATCGCATCGGACAACTGGGACGGGCCGGTCCGTAGGATGCCCGTGCCGCAGGCTCGCACCGGCAGCCTGGAAGCCCTGCTGCACGAGGCAGGTGGTGGCGAGGACGCCCTGTTCGTCTTCCCGCCCGGGCAGGAGAGCCGGAACGGGTGGTCGCAGGAGGTGCTCGATCATCGGGCGATCGGCGTGATTTTCCAACTGGACGTCGAGCGGCGAGGCAACTACGTACCCACCGTCCCGGGGCGCCGCTACGACGCGTTGCTGTACTGCGATCACACCACCGCACTGCATCCCCTGCACCCGGTCGAGCAGGCCGATACCGAGCCGGAGGCCTTCCCGAGCGGCGACTGA
- a CDS encoding sugar phosphate isomerase/epimerase family protein: MKLGLLTASLPEESLTDLLRRAETVGFEALEVATWPPGSGAPSHLDVTHLTEGDTEWMRSHFARHDCTLSALAYYDNPLHPDPGERERVRRHLEACIDAAGRLGGAPVGTFIGRDPGKTVAENLAEAEEIFPPLVERAGEQGIRLMVENCPKQDWHPDGHPGNLAYAPELWERLFDLGLYLNYDPSHLLGLGIDPVAALRPYIDRVAHVQAKDAEVFPQRRCRYGYPGPVLDREGAGWWRYRAPGLGEVDWRSLVDALYEGGYDGVVSVELEDPIWTGTVENVQAGLEVAYRTLRPLVVA, translated from the coding sequence ATGAAGCTCGGCCTGCTCACCGCGTCCCTGCCCGAGGAGAGCCTCACCGACCTTCTCCGGCGAGCCGAAACCGTCGGGTTCGAGGCGCTCGAGGTGGCCACGTGGCCACCGGGCAGCGGCGCGCCGAGCCATCTCGACGTCACGCACCTCACCGAGGGCGACACCGAGTGGATGCGCTCGCACTTCGCCCGGCACGACTGCACGCTGTCCGCACTGGCCTACTACGACAACCCGCTGCACCCGGACCCGGGCGAGCGGGAACGGGTCCGCAGACATCTGGAGGCCTGCATCGACGCCGCGGGCAGGCTCGGCGGTGCCCCGGTGGGCACGTTCATCGGTCGGGATCCGGGTAAGACCGTCGCGGAGAACCTCGCCGAGGCGGAGGAGATCTTCCCTCCGCTCGTGGAGCGGGCAGGCGAGCAGGGTATCCGGCTCATGGTGGAGAACTGCCCGAAGCAGGACTGGCACCCCGACGGCCATCCCGGCAACCTCGCCTACGCCCCCGAACTGTGGGAGCGGCTGTTCGACCTCGGCCTGTACCTCAACTACGACCCCTCGCACCTGCTGGGTCTGGGAATCGACCCCGTGGCGGCGCTGCGTCCCTACATCGATCGGGTCGCGCACGTGCAGGCCAAAGACGCCGAGGTGTTCCCGCAGCGGCGCTGCCGCTACGGCTACCCGGGGCCGGTGCTCGACCGGGAAGGGGCGGGATGGTGGCGTTACCGAGCGCCGGGGCTCGGCGAGGTCGACTGGCGGAGCCTGGTCGATGCTCTCTACGAGGGTGGCTACGACGGGGTGGTCTCCGTCGAACTCGAGGACCCGATCTGGACCGGCACGGTCGAGAACGTGCAGGCGGGCCTGGAGGTCGCCTACCGGACTCTGCGGCCGCTCGTCGTGGCCTGA
- a CDS encoding YbhB/YbcL family Raf kinase inhibitor-like protein codes for MPEPGSHKYDIKRARLRNDYEKHGVPDQRADEAASEQLHRDNPLPTDPRTGEPAGRSHPGEPGAQGVERDIEGGGIQLRSSTFNDHTLLPLRCSRDGDNVSPALVWEGIPDGTREIALLCEDPDAPGGTFVHWLMSRIPPETTGLAEGQAPEGAIRSRNGFGEVGWGGPHPPVGDEAHRYFFRIYAADQPLKLGEESTPDDLRQALSGSELARGNIVGLYER; via the coding sequence ATGCCGGAACCCGGCAGCCACAAGTACGACATCAAGCGGGCACGCTTGCGCAACGACTACGAAAAGCACGGTGTGCCCGACCAGCGCGCGGACGAGGCGGCCAGCGAACAACTCCACCGGGACAATCCCCTGCCGACCGATCCCCGGACAGGAGAACCGGCAGGAAGAAGTCACCCCGGTGAACCCGGTGCTCAAGGCGTGGAAAGAGACATCGAAGGCGGGGGAATCCAGCTGCGCAGCAGCACATTCAACGACCACACCCTGCTACCACTGCGATGCAGCCGGGACGGCGACAACGTCTCGCCGGCGTTGGTTTGGGAAGGGATTCCCGACGGGACCAGAGAGATCGCCCTGCTGTGTGAGGATCCGGATGCGCCGGGCGGCACCTTCGTGCACTGGCTGATGTCGCGGATCCCACCGGAAACCACCGGGCTGGCCGAGGGCCAGGCTCCCGAGGGGGCAATACGATCCCGCAACGGATTCGGGGAAGTCGGCTGGGGCGGACCGCACCCACCGGTCGGCGACGAGGCACACCGCTACTTTTTCCGGATCTACGCCGCCGATCAACCGTTGAAGCTCGGCGAGGAATCCACCCCGGATGACCTGCGCCAAGCGCTGTCGGGTTCCGAACTGGCCCGGGGCAACATCGTCGGACTCTACGAGCGGTGA